One segment of Rosa chinensis cultivar Old Blush chromosome 6, RchiOBHm-V2, whole genome shotgun sequence DNA contains the following:
- the LOC112172101 gene encoding peroxidase 16 isoform X2, with amino-acid sequence MNAHLLPLLSLLLLLILSTTSAQLRVDHYRKTCPNVESIVHAAVKQKFEQTFTTAPGTLRLFFHDCFVRGCDASVILAFRNHSAEKDNPDDMSLAGDGFDTVIKAKAAVDRVAGCRNKVSCADILAMATRDVVSLSGGPYYGVELGRLDGRVSTKTSVRKHLPHPDFKVDQLKAMFAKHGLSLTDLIALSGAHTIGFSHCNRFNHRIHNFKSKNRIDPTMNVDYAMSLRKQCPKNVDPRNAITLDPTTPQRFDNMYYKNLQQGRGLLTSDQCLFTDTRTRHIVNFFAANNTAFKHAFVDAITKLGRVGVKTGTQGEIRRDCTAVN; translated from the exons ATGAATGCTCATCTTCTTCCTttgctctctcttcttcttcttcttattctgaGCACAACTAGTGCTCAGCTTCGAGTCGATCATTACAGAAAGACATGCCCAAATGTCGAATCAATTGTCCATGCCGCAGTTAAACAGAAGTTTGAGCAGACATTTACGACTGCACCAGGCACTCTCAGACTCTTCTTCCACGATTGTTTCGTCCGG GGTTGTGATGCTTCAGTGATACTAGCTTTTAGGAACCACTCGGCGGAGAAGGATAACCCGGACGATATGTCACTCGCCGGAGACGGGTTTGACACGGTGATCAAAGCCAAGGCCGCTGTTGATAGAGTGGCTGGATGCAGGAACAAGGTTTCTTGTGCTGACATTCTTGCCATGGCCACAAGAGATGTCGTATCACTG AGTGGAGGACCATATTATGGAGTTGAATTGGGGAGACTTGATGGGAGGGTGTCCACAAAAACCAGTGTGAGGAAGCATCTTCCTCATCCTGATTTTAAAGTGGACCAACTGAAAGCTATGTTTGCCAAACATGGTCTCTCTCTAACCGATCTCATTGCTCTCTCGGGGGCTCATACGATCGGGTTCTCACACTGCAACCGATTCAACCACCGGATACACAACTTCAAGAGCAAGAACAGAATTGATCCGACGATGAATGTGGATTACGCAATGAGTCTCAGGAAACAGTGTCCGAAGAATGTAGACCCAAGAAATGCAATTACTTTGGACCCAACCACGCCGCAGAGATTCGATAACATGTACTACAAGAACCTTCAGCAAGGAAGAGGATTGCTTACTTCTGATCAGTGTTTGTTTACTGACACCAGAACAAGGCACATTGTCAACTTCTTTGCAGCAAACAACACAGCCTTTAAACATGCCTTCGTGGATGCTATTACAAAGCTTGGTAGAGTTGGGGTTAAGACCGGAACGCAGGGTGAAATTAGACGGGATTGTACCGCTGTAAACTAA
- the LOC112172100 gene encoding plasma membrane ATPase 4: MSGAKAISLEEIKNESVDLERIPIEEVFEQLKCAREGLTSEEGQNRLQVFGPNKLEEKKENKLLKFLGFMWNPLSWVMEAAAVMAIALANGGGRPPDWQDFVGIMVLLVVNSTISFIEENNAGNAAAALMAGLAPKTKVLRDGRWTEQEASILVPGDIISIKLGDIVPADARLLEGDPLKIDQSALTGESLAVTKNPGDEVFSGSTCKQGEIEAVVIATGVHTFFGKAAHLVDSTNNVGHFQQVLTAIGNFCICSIGVGILIEIVVMYPIQKRKYRDGIDNLLVLLIGGIPIAMPTVLSVTMAIGSHRLSQQGAITKRMTAIEEMAGMDVLCSDKTGTLTLNKLTVDRNLIEVFPKGVEKEHVILLAARASRTENQDAIDAAIVNMLADPKEARAGVREIHFLPFNPVDKRTALTYIDSDGNWHRSSKGAPEQILTLCNCKEDFKKKVHAVIDKFAERGLRSLGVARQQIPEKTKESPGAPWQFVGLLPLFDPPRHDSAETIRRALNLGVNVKMITGDQLAIGKETGRRLGMGTNMYPSSALLGQDKDASISALPIDELIEKADGFAGVFPEHKYEIVRRLQERKHICGMTGDGVNDAPALKKADIGIAVADATDAARGASDIVLTEPGLSVIISAVLTSRAIFQRMKNYTIYAVSITIRIVFGFMLIALIWQFDFAPFMVLIIAILNDGTIMTISKDRVKPSPMPDSWKLKEIFATGIVLGGYMALMTVVFFWLMKDTDFFSETFGVRSLRNSDSEMMAALYLQVSIISQALIFVTRSRGFSFADRPGLLLLGAFIIAQLVATLIAVYASWGFARIKGCGWGWAGVIWLFSVLTYIPLDFLKFAIRYILSGKAWDNLLENKTAFTTKKDYGKEEREAQWATAQRTLHGLQPPESSNIFSDKSSYRELSEIAEQAKRRAEVARLRELTTLKGHVESVVKLKGLDIDNIQQHYTV, encoded by the exons ATGAGCGGCGCCAAGGCCATCAGCCTCGAGGAGATCAAAAACGAGTCCGTCGATCTG GAACGGATTCCAATTGAGGAAGTCTTTGAGCAGTTGAAATGTGCAAGGGAAGGTCTTACCTCCGAGGAGGGTCAGAACAGGCTCCAAGTCTTTGGACCAAACAAGTTAGAGGAGAAAAAG GAAAACAAGCTACTGAAGTTTTTGGGGTTCATGTGGAATCCCTTGTCATGGGTCATGGAAGCCGCTGCTGTGATGGCTATTGCCCTGGCAAATGGTGGTGGAAGGCCTCCAGATTGGCAGGATTTTGTCGGAATTATGGTCCTGCTGGTCGTTAACTCTACCATCAGTTTTATTGAGGAAAACAATGCTGGTAATGCGGCTGCTGCACTTATGGCTGGTCTTGCTCCTAAGACTAAG GTCCTCAGAGATGGTCGATGGACAGAGCAAGAGGCTTCAATTTTGGTTCCAGGAGACATAATCAGCATTAAGTTGGGAGATATAGTGCCTGCTGATGCTCGCCTTCTTGAGGGTGATCCTCTGAAGATTGACCAGTCTGCCCTAACCGGCGAGTCCCTTGCTGTCACTAAAAATCCTGGAGATGAAGTGTTTTCTGGCTCAACATGTAAACAGGGTGAAATTGAAGCAGTGGTCATTGCAACTGGTGTGCACACCTTCTTTGGTAAAGCTGCACATCTTGTGGACAGCACCAACAATGTTGGGCATTTTCAGCAAGTTCTCACAGCAATTGGAAACTTCTGCATTTGTTCAATTGGTGTCGGAATACTTATTGAAATTGTTGTCATGTACCCAATTCAGAAGCGCAAGTACAGGGATGGGATTGATAATTTGCTGGTTCTCTTGATTGGTGGAATCCCAATTGCTATGCCGACTGTTTTATCTGTCACAATGGCTATAGGTTCTCACAGGCTTTCTCAGCAAGGTGCTATTACTAAGAGAATGACTGCCATTGAGGAAATGGCTGGCATGGATGTACTGTGCAGTGATAAGACTGGGACCTTGACCCTGAACAAGCTGACAGTTGATAGAAATCTGATTGAAGTGTTCCCCAAGGGTGTGGAGAAAGAGCATGTTATCCTTCTTGCAGCAAGGGCTTCTAGAACTGAAAATCAGGATGCTATTGATGCTGCCATAGTAAATATGCTTGCTGATCCAAAGGAG GCGCGAGCTGGTGTCAGAGAAATCCATTTCCTTCCATTCAACCCTGTTGACAAGAGGACTGCTTTGACCTACATTGATTCTGATGGGAATTGGCATCGATCTAGCAAAGGTGCCCCTGAGCAG ATATTAACCCTATGCAACTGCAAGGAAGATTTCAAGAAAAAGGTTCATGCCGTGATTGATAAATTTGCTGAACGTGGGCTTCGATCTCTTGGGGTTGCAAGACAG CAAATTCCtgagaaaacaaaagagagtCCAGGTGCACCATGGCAGTTTGTTGGTTTGTTGCCATTATTTGATCCTCCCAGGCATGACAGTGCAGAAACTATTCGCAGAGCTCTCAATCTTGGTGTGAATGTGAAGATGATCACTG GGGATCAGCTCGCCATTGGCAAGGAAACTGGACGGCGGCTTGGTATGGGAACAAACATGTATCCATCTTCTGCATTGCTCGGCCAAGACAAGGATGCGTCCATTTCTGCCCTCCCCATTGACGAATTGATTGAGAAGGCTGATGGATTTGCTGGAGTATTTCCAG AGCACAAATATGAAATTGTAAGGAGGCTGCAAGAGAGGAAGCACATCTGTGGAATGACTGGAGATGGTGTCAACGATGCTCCTGCTTTGAAAAAAGCAGACATTGGAATTGCTGTAGCTGATGCTACTGATGCTGCTAGAGGTGCTTCAGATATTGTTCTGACTGAACCTGGATTAAGTGTGATAATAAGCGCAGTACTTACAAGCCGGGCCATATTTCAGAGGATGAAGAACTATACT ATCTACGCCGTTTCAATTACCATACGTATAGTG TTTGGCTTTATGCTCATCGCTTTGATATGGCAGTTTGACTTTGCACCCTTCATGGTATTGATCATTGCTATACTAAATGATG GAACGATCATGACAATATCCAAGGACCGAGTGAAACCATCTCCAATGCCAGACAGCTGGAAACTGAAAGAAATTTTTGCTACTGGCATTGTTCTTGGAGGTTACATGGCCTTGATGACAGTAGTGTTCTTTTGGTTGATGAAAGATACAGACTTCTTCTCG GAGACGTTTGGTGTGCGATCTTTGAGGAATAGCGATAGTGAAATGATGGCAGCGTTATACTTACAAGTGAGTATTATTAGCCAAGCCCTTATCTTTGTCACAAGGTCCCGAGGATTTTCCTTTGCGGATCGCCCTGGACTTCTCTTGCTTGGAGCTTTCATCATTGCTCAATTG GTGGCGACTCTGATAGCGGTGTATGCCAGCTGGGGTTTTGCACGGATAAAGGGATGTGGCTGGGGATGGGCTGGTGTTATCTGGCTTTTCAGTGTGTTGACATATATTCCTCTTGATTTTCTGAAGTTTGCAATCCGCTACATCCTTAGTGGAAAAGCTTGGGATAACCTTTTGGAGAACAAG ACTGCGTTTACTACAAAGAAAGACTATggaaaagaggagagagaagcaCAGTGGGCTACCGCACAAAGGACACTACATGGTCTTCAACCACCTGAAAGCAGCAATATCTTCAGTGACAAGAGCAGTTACCGGGAACTGTCAGAGATTGCAGAACAAGCCAAGAGAAGGGCTGAGGTTGCAAG GCTTAGGGAGTTGACTACATTGAAGGGTCATGTTGAGTCTGTTGTGAAGCTGAAAGGGCTCGACATAGATAATATCCAACAGCATTATACAGTTTGA